Proteins encoded in a region of the Apostichopus japonicus isolate 1M-3 chromosome 19, ASM3797524v1, whole genome shotgun sequence genome:
- the LOC139960072 gene encoding uncharacterized protein: protein MSTDEALTMKTLLIRRRNKKGTLTRAINSISTLIREDAGIDSVKELLEKANTNLEAIEEAHQAVIEKLLEEDKFILEEEWMADVVSKFIAVKIEVERYVDLSRKGPERISEAPEGDEEKRLTDNDDNGIFTKNSNVSHCVSSKEVNDITDGNNSNVDMKNGEGLPHLSSSRYSSSCDSNYVFGFNELKLALELPKAEVFEFNGDPTDYWYFITNFEVNVASKLSGDAARLQYLLQLCKGKARFCIESCALLGDEGYESAKAILKRQFGQPHLILNFLMSKLVSRKSIKANDGESLWKLISEMQRCYVTLTQIGYVNDLKSTSNLKIHSLLPVYLQTGWANVAQKIYESREPEFNDLLSYLTGQAEISSNMFGRNIGKSSSGVSDEKPRVKSNFMKGRSLKCFACDDDHRIFDCESFCNMSYNQRLDIVRTKRCFRCLFPGHSVAKCRRDTVCTFCQSNKHNDLLHPPPNQENISVMSNTAVCGSNVFLRILPVTVTGNNGNRVHTLAILDSGSDTTLCSESLRKKLGVKGKPTSYTSSTVNGVEPKIGSTFDITVKGENESNDLSITALSVPKLPNSDDSVPSARDLNRWQHLKLIPWGDISRYNLELLIGADVPEAFWVMDERRGGTGDPYGVKTPLGWSVMGPTGFSGRSDRKNIHRISCCSNGEILSLLKSSWSVDDASIGEGDSVQDKRAKGILESTTSLTSEGRYQIGLLWKDDYHFLPSNKPLAESRLRYIKRKLIRDNVMRQKYTETVESYIAKGYAERVQGEGKAGNVWYLPHPPVVHPHKDKVRVVYDCAAKWRDTSLNLCLLKCPDTINSLVGVLHRFRQQRIALVADVEAMFHQVQVISEDRDVFRFLWWPGGNLESEPLEYRMTVHLFGATSSPACAGYALQRTARDNELHNQDIVGKKAIQFIRNNFYVDDLLASVDDPTVATEVVERLRSILSKGGFRLTKWVSNDCPVLQSIPVSERAPNLRNSLETLPTERTLGVSWNAENDNFLFNVSLPDKPFTRRGLLSISSSIFDPLGFAAPFVVIARCLLQDICCKGSDWDKPLTDEELVTWKKWLQNVPLLSYIQIPRSLATVR from the coding sequence ATGTCAACAGATGAGGCCCTTACGATGAAGACGCTGTTAATACGGCGCAGGAATAAGAAGGGGACCTTGACTAGAGCAATTAATTCTATTTCTACTCTCATTAGAGAGGACGCAGGAATAGACTCTGTGAAGGAACTCTTAGAGAAAGCGAATACAAATTTAGAAGCAATAGAAGAGGCCCATCAAGCTGTGATTGAGAAGCTTTTGGAAGAAgataagtttattttggaagaagaatgGATGGCGGACGTAGTCAGCAAGTTCATCGCCGTAAAGATCGAAGTCGAGAGGTATGTAGACCTAAGCAGAAAAGGGCCCGAGAGGATCTCAGAAGCTCCCGAAGGCGACGAGGAAAAGAGGTTAACCGACAATGATGATAACGGTATTTTTACTAAGAATAGTAACGTTAGCCATTGTGTTAGCTCTAAGGAAGTTAATGATATTACCGATGGTAATAATAGTAACGTAGACATGAAGAATGGTGAAGGTCTTCCACATTTAAGTTCAAGTAGGTATAGTTCTAGTTGTGATTCCAACTATGTATTCGGGTTTAACGAACTCAAATTGGCATTAGAGTTACCGaaggctgaggtatttgagttTAATGGAGACCCCACAGATTATTGGTACTTCATAACCAATTTCGAAGTTAACGTGGCAAGTAAATTGAGCGGTGATGCCGCGCGTTTGCAGTATTTGCTGCAGCTATGTAAAGGTAAAGCGCGTTTCTGCATCGAAAGTTGCGCGCTTCTAGGTGACGAAGGTTACGAAAGCGCGAAGGCAATTTTGAAACGTCAGTTTGGTCAACCGCATCTGATTCTGAATTTTTTAATGAGTAAATTGGTTAGTCGCAAATCGATTAAGGCTAATGACGGAGAAAGCTTGTGGAAGCTCATATCCGAAATGCAGAGGTGTTACGTTACCTTAACTCAGATAGGGTATGTAAATGACCTAAAATCAACAAGTAACCTTAAGATTCACAGTTTGTTACCTGTTTATCTTCAAACTGGGTGGGCAAATGTCGCCCAAAAGATATATGAGAGTAGAGAACCAGAATTTAATGACCTTCTGTCGTATCTGACAGGTCAAGCTGAAATTTCGTCTAACATGTTTGGTAGGAATATAGGCAAGTCGAGTAGCGGAGTGAGTGACGAGAAACCTCGCGTGAAATCTAATTTTATGAAAGGTAGATCTCTTAAGTGTTTTGCCTGTGATGATGATCATAGGATTTTTGACTGTGAGTCGTTCTGCAACATGAGTTACAACCAGAGGCTAGACATTGTTAGGACAAAGAGGTGTTTTAGGTGTCTATTTCCTGGTCATTCGGTGGCTAAATGTAGAAGGGATACCGTTTGCACTTTTTGTCAGTCTAACAAACACAATGATCTACTTCATCCTCCACCCAATCAAGAGAATATCTCTGTTATGTCAAACACTGCTGTTTGTGGTAGTAACGTTTTCTTGAGAATTCTGCCGGTTACAGTGACCGGTAACAATGGTAATCGGGTGCATACCCTGGCTATTTTGGACAGTGGGTCAGACACTACTCTGTGTTCAGAATCCCTTAGGAAGAAGTTGGGTGTTAAGGGAAAACCGACGTCTTACACGTCTTCGACGGTTAACGGAGTCGAACCTAAGATCGGTTCAACATTTGATATTACCGTTAAAGGGGAGAATGAAAGTAATGATTTGTCAATAACTGCTCTTTCTGTTCCAAAACTAcccaatagtgatgatagtgtCCCCTCTGCTCGTGACCTCAACCGGTGGCAACATTTGAAACTTATTCCCTGGGGGGATATCTCAAGATACAACCTTGAGCTACTAATAGGGGCGGATGTTCCCGAAGCATTTTGGGTTATGGATGAGAGGCGTGGTGGAACGGGGGATCCGTATGGAGTAAAGACACCCCTTGGTTGGTCTGTTATGGGTCCTACAGGTTTCAGTGGTCGTAGCGATAGAAAGAACATCCATCGTATATCTTGTTGCTCGAATGGAGAGATCTTAAGTTTACTTAAAAGTTCTTGGTCTGTAGACGATGCGAGTATTGGTGAAGGTGATTCTGTCCAAGACAAGAGAGCCAAAGGTATATTAGAATCTACTACCTCACTTACTAGTGAAGGTCGCTACCAGATAGGACTTCTGTGGAAGGACGATTACCATTTCTTGCCTTCCAATAAACCGTTAGCTGAATCGCGTCTAAGATACATAAAACGTAAGCTAATAAGAGACAATGTAATGCGTCAAAAGTATACAGAAACCGTAGAAAGTTACATTGCGAAAGGTTATGCCGAACGGGTTCAAGGTGAAGGTAAGGCTGGTAATGTTTGGTATCTGCCTCACCCTCCAGTTGTTCATCCCCACAAAGACAAGGTCAGAGTAGTCTATGATTGTGCAGCGAAGTGGAGGGATACTTCATTAAACTTGTGTTTATTGAAGTGCCCAGACACGATAAACAGTCTCGTGGGTGTTCTCCACAGATTTAGGCAGCAGCGAATTGCACTAGTTGCTGACGTAGAGGCAATGTTTCACCAAGTGCAGGTGATAAGCGAAGACCGCGATGTCTTCAGGTTCTTGTGGTGGCCTGGGGGTAATCTAGAAAGTGAACCGCTCGAATATAGAATGACGGTGCATCTCTTTGGTGCCACTTCAAGTCCAGCTTGCGCCGGCTATGCGTTACAGCGCACGGCCAGGGACAACGAGTTACATAATCAGGACATTGTAGGTAAGAAAGCCATTCAGTTCATAAGGAACAACTTCTATGTAGACGATCTTCTGGCTTCAGTTGATGATCCAACTGTTGCAACAGAAGTTGTGGAACGTCTTAGAAGTATTTTAAGTAAGGGCGGCTTTAGACTCACGAAGTGGGTTAGTAACGATTGTCCCGTTCTCCAAAGCATCCCAGTGTCCGAAAGAGCTCCAAATTTACGTAATAGCCTGGAGACTCTTCCAACTGAGCGAACACTGGGAGTGAGTTGGAATGCCGAAAATGACAATTTCCTATTCAACGTGTCGTTGCCCGACAAACCCTTTACAAGGCGAGGGTTATTGTCAATATCAAGCTCGATCTTTGACCCATTGGGTTTTGCTGCTCCCTTTGTTGTCATTGCTCGGTGCCTCTTACAAGATATTTGTTGCAAAGGGTCTGATTGGGACAAACCCTTGACGGACGAAGAACTTGTGACATGGAAGAAGTGGCTTCAAAATGTTCCTCTTCTTTCATATATACAGATCCCTCGATCGTTGGCTACAGTTAGATAA
- the LOC139960085 gene encoding uncharacterized protein, whose amino-acid sequence MRPVNMLKFIAYVVCIIVAVQANGDYLCSRSCPPFWTSFGRSCYRYFGQPRTWIEAEEACKGFAGTRGLGHLTSIVSEDENSFITQLVMYSRTVVSGDHHEAACPVDRRHDGSEELLNNVTEDEGNEQTDGRPIIQDPKEDGNMEEAATHDEHVTQVIPTTIQQTLTWIGLSDHRRAEEFSWTDGTKLSFTNWIGQQNIENVENRDNRDYKGKKYEKGDERERRSTDKSAQISGGNSCAHIVPVVNAVGSPRTWEKWACNDTAVISPFVCRIQWI is encoded by the exons ATGCGCCCTGTCAACATGTTGAAATTCATAGCTTATGTAGTCTGCATAATTGTGGCTGTACAAGCCAACGGCGACTATTTGTGTAGTCGTAGCTGCCCACCATTTTGGACATCGTTTGGTCGAAGCTGTTACAG ATACTTTGGTCAACCTAGAACATGGATCGAAGCTGAAGAGGCATGCAAGGGTTTTGCTGGAACCAGAGGGCTAGGTCACCTAACATCTATTGTTTCTGAGGACGAAAACTCTTTCATTACGCAATTGGTGATGTACAGCCGGACTGTAGTAAGCGG TGACCATCATGAAGCTGCATGTCCAGTCGACCGCCGCCATGATGGATCTGAAGAACTGTTGAACAATGTTACAGAAGATGAAGGAAATGAACAAACAGATGGACGACCAATAATTCAAGATCCAAAAGAAGATGGAAATATGGAAGAAGCAGCCACCCATGATGAACACGTAACACAGGTTATCCCTACAACAATCCAG CAAACGTTAACTTGGATTGGACTTAGTGACCACAGGAGAGCGGAGGAATTCTCCTGGACGGATGGTACCAAGCTGAGCTTTACCAACTGGATTGGCCAACAGAATATAGAAAATGTAGAAAACCGGGATAACCGCGATTACAAAGGAAAAAAGTACGAAAAAGGCGACGAACGTGAGAGAAGGTCTACCGATAAATCTGCGCAAATTTCTGGCGGTAACTCTTGTGCGCATATCGTTCCCGTGGTTAACGCCGTCGGAAGTCCACGCACTTGGGAGAAATGGGCGTGTAATGACACTGCTGTGATATCGCCATTTGTTTGCAGAATACAATGGATATAA